From the Solanum stenotomum isolate F172 unplaced genomic scaffold, ASM1918654v1 scaffold23673, whole genome shotgun sequence genome, the window TGCACTAAGCATTCCGCATTTATGAATGGTCGTATTCCCTAAAGAGATGTGATGTATATAAGCATCCTATTTTGATTCCACGACTCAAATCGATGACTTATAGATCACACATAGACAACTTTATTGTTGCTTCAAGGCTCCCgttcaaaataaataagaaattaagaaGTACTATAAAAGATGATTAGTATAAGATGAAAATGCCAATAATTCAAGAGTGTCTCCACTTTTgctattttaattgtttttagaCAACTATTTAGCCActaattattgattaattaaataaaataacaatatgcTTTGCATAGTGTAAAGTTGCGATGTACTTCCCAATTAAAAgatctcttcttttttcctttttattacaTCCGTACATCACAAGGATTATTgctatcttttctttttgattacttttataaatttcttttttttttttactaatattttaataaaattcagTAATTGGAATTTTTTTAAGGTGGTTTTTGGATATGATTTTGGTTCATTTTTGCTACGTAAAAGCGTTTGAAATATATTCCTCCAATTTTGAgctatttttttcctttcaaataaGAGCACGATACATGattttttaagttgaaaataaaatttcaacgACTGAGGAATATAACTCTAAAGTATGATAGTAGGaatatatttattgaaattttgcaaaaaaaaaaaaatgaatagaatttattttaaattaaaaaataagaatagaaTGCTGATATAAGAGAGTTTCCAATTTAAAGTAAAGAATTACTTCCTTGCTAAATATTTAAACATTTTAAAGATTCCCACTAATTACTTGGCTTTTAAATAATAACAAGGACAATTTTAAGTGGAAAAGCTAAATGTATTATTTGTATAAGTGTATTTTAGAGTGGAATAATAATCCATCAAATCAATATTAGTTCTTATAACAACATTAAAATTGGAATAcaatatatacttttaatattCCAAgccaatataaaatatttatattgtatttaatGTTGAGAAAAAGATTATACAAACTCAAGTTTGTAAAAacttttatctttcaaattgCTTTATCTATAAGGATAGCTGAGTTGATTGAGCAGGTAATCTACAAAACAAACGagaatttcaacttttcacgttcaaaataaataaaataaaaaaagccATCACGAACACCACCTGTTCACTAATGACGTATTAAGGACATGTTTAGCCtgatattttttacaaaattaatattattttaatggaCTCCAATACCCAAAATGGAAttcaataaattataattaaataaataatggtGATTACCGTGTATCCATCCCCTTGAGAAGTAACTTAATCCAACACCTGGTTCTTTCTTATTGGCTAGCTAGTGgctttcaaaattaaaaaaatatccacctaattaatttattaattaaagtttttaaacataaatattaataaaaattcccttttaaagtgtttttgagtgtgTCAAGTTGTCCAAATGCATTAACCTATGTTATACGTGGCATTTGTCTATGAaacttaatgtttttttaattattattttatgaggaatcacttttttttgtgtgtgtttaatatttaattaaatatacttATGTGATTTGATCAAGATGTGAGCATGTCACCCAATCCCTTAGCaatcttatttttttgttttttcccttCCTACCCTTTTTGgatattaatttttgtagaaTATATTGGCAATAAAACATATACTCACCTTATCATAATTATATAAactattaattatgaatttaaaaaagGTGCCTTTTGATAATctctaaaatcaaattatttaattttccttCTTATTTATCAATCGAGAATTAAGACAAACAGGACACTATAATAACACACATGAAgaacatttaatttgatattcaaCTTATTCAActgatattttaatataatcttaGATTTTACATGACGAGTTGACTATCATTTTctcaaacaaattattttttaaaagcaaaaaacacggtaaaaaaaattcattgctTAGCATGCAAGATTCGATTTGTATTTTCGTTTTCCTTTGAGATTTTTACACTATACAACAACTCGACAAATATCATGACAAAAACtaaatcaaaattcaacttttagCTGGTATAATTATACACCtgttatatactgaatatatacCAACGACAATTACAATCTATTATGATATATGCtagctaaaaacattaagaTCTTTTTTTCTTCCCCACCtccaagaaaatatatatataataaatatagatGAGGACAGTATGGTAATTTAACAAGTTAAGTGGTATGAAGTATGATACATATCATATCTAGCttgtaacaaaaaaaagattatttgaaAAGGACATATAAAATAGTGTCTTAGCTTTGTCTTACAAATATAAATACCCAACTAACACTTGTAGATTATGTCAACAGAATATTTTTAGCACAAAGCAACATATAGCTTAAATACCTAAAAATATATCACTTCCCCTTTtaaaccattaaaaaaaattaaagtcttttttatatacTATGGTTTGTGAAATATTTAGTGAACAAATGGGGAGTGGCTGGGGTTTTATTGAAGAAGTTGGATGGAGAAAAGGGCCTTGGACTTCTGATGAAGACAGATTGCTAATTGAATATGTCAAGTTGCATGGTGAAGGCAGGTGGAATTCTGTTGCTAGACTTACAGGTAATTATtatataacaaaatatatatatatatatataatcgcGAAATACTATAGTCTTTTGTGTGCCTGGTAcgaatgaaaatatttttcagaagaAAGTTGTGTCCCTTTCATAAATCATGACTATGTTTGATAGTCGAAATGTTTTCTTTCGTACTGAATACCTTAAAACGCGAATTTTCAATGGCTACTTTTGAAAATTAACTCGTTGGAAATGTTTTGGGTGGAGTTTCCTTGGGGGATTTCGTGTTTTGGATGAGAACGTCTGTCAGAAATTTCGTTAGAGATACTTAATTTGATTGGTTATTTGGTTGTTGTAGGGTTGAGAAGAAATGGGAAAAGTTGTAGGTTGAGATGGGTGAATTACTTGAGGCCAGACTTGAAGAGGGGGCAAATAACCCCACATGAAGAGAGGATCATTCTTGAGCTTCATGCTAGATGGGGCAATAggtaattttaacttttttttaatcatgaaaattctttatattatcttcttaattaattaattaaacttgaTATTTGAcaatttcttttctaaatttatATAGATGGTCAACTATTGCTCGAAGCTTGCCTGGAAGAACTGATAATGAGATCAAGAACTACTGGAGGACGCATTTCAAGAAGAAGATCAAGAACTCGTCTGATAATGTTGAGAAATCAAGA encodes:
- the LOC125851260 gene encoding MYB-like transcription factor EOBI, which gives rise to MVCEIFSEQMGSGWGFIEEVGWRKGPWTSDEDRLLIEYVKLHGEGRWNSVARLTGLRRNGKSCRLRWVNYLRPDLKRGQITPHEERIILELHARWGNRWSTIARSLPGRTDNEIKNYWRTHFKKKIKNSSDNVEKSRARLWKRQQFQQQQQINNQINNQIDIKKVMSLPTMPQAKQEMTILYPNNTIDQQDQVGFFYSSMLNNSTCISQSEPSSSNEDIMWDDLWNLDDFYGHFMINTTTYNKTNTTPCLQPMATTPAFY